Below is a genomic region from Escherichia ruysiae.
ATATCGGCGCTAAGTACGTAACGACCAACAATAGCGAGATTAGACGGTGCAACATCTGCTTTCGGTTTTTCTACTACACCGACCATCGGTACACTTTCACCAGGCGCTAAATCCACACCTTTGCAATCCACAACACCGTATGCAGTCACATCAGCAACAGGCTCAACCATGATCTGACTATGGCCAGTTTCATCAAAGCGGCGGATCATCTCTGCGAGGTTATCCTGCGACAAATCGGATTCATATTCATCCAGAATAACGTCAGGCAAAATAACAGCCACAGGTTCATCACCAACTACCGGGTGAGCACACAATACTGCGTGCCCTAAACCTTTCGCCAGCCCCTGACGAACTTGCATAATAGTCACGTGCGGCGGGCAAATAGACTGCACTTCATCAAGCAGCTGACGTTTTACACGTTTTTCCAGCATTGCTTCCAGTTCAAAACTGGTATCAAAGTGGTTTTCAATAGAGTTTTTCGAT
It encodes:
- the galU gene encoding UTP--glucose-1-phosphate uridylyltransferase GalU, with the translated sequence MAAINTKVKKAVIPVAGLGTRMLPATKAIPKEMLPLVDKPLIQYVVNECIAAGITEIVLVTHSSKNSIENHFDTSFELEAMLEKRVKRQLLDEVQSICPPHVTIMQVRQGLAKGLGHAVLCAHPVVGDEPVAVILPDVILDEYESDLSQDNLAEMIRRFDETGHSQIMVEPVADVTAYGVVDCKGVDLAPGESVPMVGVVEKPKADVAPSNLAIVGRYVLSADIWPLLAKTPPGAGDEIQLTDAIDMLIEKETVEAYHMKGKSHDCGNKLGYMQAFVEYGIRHNSLGAEFKAWLEEEMGIKK